A window of Actinomadura rubteroloni contains these coding sequences:
- a CDS encoding MFS transporter, producing the protein MVARAISKAVPRRARGAVTSAFAVHGLISAAWLPRIPQIKEHLGLGAGVFGVALLGAPLGVACAVRAAGWCVARWGSRAVVLGAGSVASVAPFLVALSGNLGWLLAALLLFGASLGLMDVAMNAQGVAVERAYRRPIMSGLHGSYSVGALASALAGSAAAQARVPVPVHLAVASAVVLCLLWTFCRPLLDRSAEVPSVASGPPRSVRAHRAALFMLGVIALCSFVGEGAMGDWSAVYLRETLGTGPGAAGLGYAGCAVAMTAGRVAGDRVVARFGAVAVLRAGSLVAACGLGAGLLARDPVAAVAGFTLFGLGVAVVAPVTFSAAGNLPGVPAAAGISRVTALGYLGLLGGPPVIGFVAEGVGLGWALGVPVVLAGTIAVLAGAVSSAGR; encoded by the coding sequence ATGGTGGCCCGGGCGATCTCCAAGGCGGTGCCGCGCCGGGCGCGCGGCGCCGTGACCTCGGCGTTCGCCGTCCACGGGCTGATCTCGGCGGCGTGGCTGCCGCGCATCCCGCAGATCAAGGAGCACCTCGGGCTGGGCGCCGGGGTGTTCGGCGTGGCGCTGCTCGGCGCGCCGCTCGGGGTGGCGTGCGCCGTCCGGGCGGCGGGCTGGTGCGTGGCGCGGTGGGGGAGCCGGGCGGTGGTGCTCGGGGCCGGGTCGGTCGCGTCGGTCGCCCCGTTCCTGGTCGCGCTGAGCGGGAACCTCGGGTGGCTGCTGGCCGCGCTGCTGCTGTTCGGCGCGTCGCTCGGGTTGATGGACGTGGCGATGAACGCGCAGGGTGTCGCGGTCGAGCGGGCGTACCGGCGGCCGATCATGTCGGGGCTGCACGGGTCCTACAGCGTCGGGGCGCTGGCGTCGGCGCTCGCGGGGTCGGCCGCCGCGCAGGCGCGGGTGCCCGTGCCCGTGCATCTGGCGGTGGCGTCGGCGGTCGTTCTCTGTCTGCTCTGGACGTTCTGCCGTCCGCTTTTGGACCGTTCCGCCGAGGTGCCCTCGGTGGCGTCCGGCCCGCCGCGTTCGGTGCGGGCGCACCGGGCGGCGCTGTTCATGCTCGGTGTCATCGCGCTCTGCTCGTTCGTGGGGGAGGGCGCGATGGGCGACTGGAGCGCCGTCTACCTGCGCGAGACGCTCGGGACGGGCCCCGGGGCGGCCGGCCTCGGTTACGCCGGGTGCGCGGTCGCGATGACGGCGGGCCGCGTCGCGGGCGACCGGGTGGTGGCGCGCTTCGGCGCGGTCGCGGTGCTGCGCGCCGGCTCGCTGGTCGCGGCCTGCGGCCTCGGCGCGGGCCTGCTGGCGCGGGATCCGGTGGCGGCGGTCGCCGGGTTCACCCTGTTCGGGCTGGGCGTCGCGGTGGTCGCCCCGGTGACGTTCAGCGCGGCGGGCAACCTGCCGGGCGTGCCCGCCGCGGCCGGGATCTCGCGGGTGACGGCGCTCGGTTATCTCGGGCTGCTGGGCGGCCCGCCGGTGATCGGGTTCGTCGCCGAGGGGGTCGGGCTGGGGTGGGCGCTGGGCGTCCCGGTGGTGCTGGCGGGGACGATCGCGGTGCTCGCCGGAGCCGTGTCGTCCGCCGGCCGGTGA
- a CDS encoding deoxyguanosinetriphosphate triphosphohydrolase, producing the protein MNDYSDRDRRRWAPEPPKRRGRGAFERDRARVLHSAALRRLAAKTQVASPGAEPENNVQSLRTRLTHSLECAQIGRELGRAFGCDPDVVETACLSHDIGHPPFGHNGEAALDEVARGCGGFEGNAQSLRVLTRLEPKSFAPDGPPLHGRSVGLNLTRASLDAAMKYPWSQANAVNGKFGVYQDDMDYAGWIREGAPDDRTCFEAQVMDWSDDVAYSVHDLEDAFVAGHIDVALLADPAERRAVAATAVELYCTERSGEGPHPVPRARRPERAASPLVAEPAELEERFTALLAESYWPERYDGTARSLAALKNLTSSLIGRFCLAAEKATRHEFGDRRLTRYGAELIVPRAQRLECAVLKGITAHYVWISHERERARQRELVLELADLMLAGAPATLDPAFREAFTGAADDAARLRAVIDQIASLTDTSAIARHAALTAGRNATIIAAT; encoded by the coding sequence ATGAACGACTACTCCGACCGCGACCGGCGGCGTTGGGCGCCCGAACCGCCGAAGCGGCGGGGCCGGGGCGCGTTCGAGCGGGACCGGGCGCGGGTGCTGCACAGCGCCGCGCTGCGCCGGCTCGCCGCCAAGACGCAGGTCGCCTCGCCCGGCGCCGAGCCCGAGAACAACGTCCAGAGCCTGCGGACGCGGCTCACGCACTCGCTGGAGTGCGCCCAGATCGGACGGGAGCTGGGCCGCGCGTTCGGCTGCGATCCCGACGTCGTGGAGACGGCCTGCCTGTCGCACGACATCGGGCATCCCCCGTTCGGCCACAACGGCGAGGCGGCGCTGGACGAGGTCGCGCGCGGCTGCGGCGGGTTCGAGGGCAACGCGCAGAGCCTGCGGGTGCTGACGCGGCTGGAGCCGAAGTCGTTCGCGCCGGACGGCCCGCCCCTGCACGGCCGCAGCGTGGGCCTCAACCTGACGCGCGCGTCGCTGGACGCGGCGATGAAGTACCCGTGGTCCCAGGCGAACGCCGTAAATGGGAAATTTGGCGTCTACCAGGACGACATGGACTACGCCGGGTGGATCCGCGAGGGCGCGCCCGACGACCGCACGTGCTTCGAGGCGCAGGTCATGGACTGGAGCGACGACGTCGCCTACTCCGTCCACGACCTGGAGGACGCGTTCGTCGCCGGGCACATCGACGTCGCGCTGCTGGCCGACCCCGCCGAGCGCCGGGCCGTCGCGGCGACGGCGGTCGAGCTGTACTGCACGGAACGGTCCGGCGAGGGGCCGCATCCGGTGCCGCGCGCCCGGCGTCCCGAGCGGGCCGCGTCGCCGCTCGTCGCCGAGCCCGCCGAGCTGGAGGAGCGGTTCACGGCGCTGCTCGCCGAGTCGTACTGGCCGGAGCGCTACGACGGCACGGCCCGCTCGCTCGCCGCGCTGAAGAACCTGACCAGCTCGCTGATCGGCCGGTTCTGCCTGGCCGCCGAGAAGGCGACCCGGCACGAGTTCGGCGACCGGCGGCTGACGCGGTACGGGGCGGAGCTGATCGTCCCGCGCGCGCAGCGGCTGGAGTGCGCGGTGCTCAAGGGGATCACGGCGCACTACGTCTGGATCAGCCACGAGCGGGAGCGGGCGCGCCAGCGGGAACTGGTGCTGGAGCTGGCCGACCTGATGCTCGCGGGCGCCCCGGCGACGCTGGACCCGGCCTTCCGGGAGGCGTTCACGGGCGCGGCGGACGACGCGGCGCGGCTGCGGGCCGTCATCGACCAGATCGCGTCGCTGACCGACACCTCGGCCATCGCCCGGCACGCCGCGCTGACGGCCGGACGGAACGCGACGATCATCGCGGCGACCTGA
- a CDS encoding YdcF family protein has protein sequence MTMEIETPDPDRWDDESGPPDSGRKKKRRRPRSRVFGISMIIIAAVLATVVLTPLAVCWRVWYQARQDERPRSDTIIVLGAAQYNGVPSPTLKWRLQHALDLWRLGVAPRIVTVGGKAPGDNYTEAESGRRWLVEKGHVPADRVVAVPSGRDTLQSFQALGRVYKQRHWSSGVIVTDPWHGLRSKKMAEDNGITAASSPTRSGPSVQTRDTQYRYIVRETGAYLSYVLLGKSVRVPGETTGNAPITDPAEQSPRPR, from the coding sequence ATGACGATGGAGATCGAGACACCGGACCCGGACCGGTGGGACGACGAATCCGGGCCCCCCGACAGCGGACGCAAGAAGAAGCGGCGGCGGCCCCGGTCGCGCGTGTTCGGCATCAGCATGATCATCATAGCGGCGGTGCTCGCGACGGTCGTGCTGACGCCGCTCGCGGTGTGCTGGCGCGTCTGGTACCAGGCCCGGCAGGACGAGCGGCCCCGCTCGGACACGATCATCGTGCTCGGGGCCGCGCAGTACAACGGCGTCCCGTCGCCGACGCTGAAGTGGCGGCTCCAGCACGCGCTGGACCTGTGGCGGCTCGGCGTCGCGCCGCGCATCGTCACGGTCGGCGGGAAGGCGCCCGGCGACAACTACACCGAGGCCGAGTCGGGACGGCGCTGGCTCGTCGAGAAGGGGCACGTCCCGGCCGACCGGGTGGTGGCGGTGCCGTCCGGGCGCGACACGCTCCAGAGCTTCCAGGCGCTCGGACGCGTCTACAAGCAGCGGCACTGGTCGTCCGGCGTGATCGTCACCGACCCGTGGCACGGGCTGCGCTCCAAGAAGATGGCCGAGGACAACGGGATCACGGCGGCGTCGTCGCCGACGCGCAGCGGGCCGAGCGTCCAGACGCGCGACACCCAGTACCGCTACATCGTCCGCGAGACCGGGGCCTACCTGTCGTACGTCCTGCTCGGCAAGAGCGTCCGCGTGCCGGGCGAGACGACCGGGAACGCCCCGATCACCGACCCCGCGGAGCAGTCGCCCCGGCCCCGCTAG